One Rhipicephalus microplus isolate Deutch F79 unplaced genomic scaffold, USDA_Rmic scaffold_43, whole genome shotgun sequence genomic region harbors:
- the LOC119176248 gene encoding uncharacterized protein LOC119176248 — MCSANVSALEAQKPSKQARRWWVRPSLRSREVPGHTGRLLPDLRSHDEEYFRDFMRMPPRTFDTVLELLRPAISKQDTNHRPTISAHDCLAMTIRYAKEVRDRLAHYFVTDGQVPWQDKVVNST; from the exons ATGTGCTCAGCCAACGTGTCAGCGCTGGAAGCACAAAAGCcttcaaagcaagcaaggcggtggtGGGTGAGACCGTCCCTTCGCTCGCGAGAAGTGCCTGGCCACACAGGGCGTCTGCTTCCCGACTTGCGCtcgcacgacgaggagtatttccgaga CTTCATGCGGATGCCGCCACGAACGTTCGATACTGTGCTCGAACTGCTGCGCCCCGCAATATCCAAGCAGGACACAAACCACCGGCCTACAATTTCGGCGCACGACTGCCTGGCCATGACCATTAG GTATGCCAAGGAAGTGCGAGATAGATTGGCGCACTACTTCGTCACAGACGGTCAGGTGCCTTGGCAGGACAAAGTGGTGAACAGCACTTGA